Below is a genomic region from Zea mays cultivar B73 chromosome 9, Zm-B73-REFERENCE-NAM-5.0, whole genome shotgun sequence.
GCATACCGGTCTCCATTTTTCAACTTCACAAAAGGTATACACTAACTTCACCTTTTAAGTCAAGTTTTCTTCCACCAGCAATGTGGGATTAAATTCTCTAAACTCCCTAGCATTTATTATGGGTTGTAGAATATTGAGTGTATCAAATGGACTGTCCCATTTAAATCCAACAACCACCACAAAATATTTCAAGGCACATATAAAGAATGCTTTCAAGTGTTCTGCTGTTTTGATACATCCCTGTTTCAGTAGAGACCGTTAAATTAAACATCCACCTAGAACTAAGACTATATTTATTCACAACTAAACAATAGACTATACCTTAAGTTAGATTGGGAGCTCTGCTGCAGCGGAAGTTTGCGCAGCGGAAGGAGATGGTGTTCGCGTGCGGGAAAATAAGGACGCTAGATAGATCATTGTTGGACGTGTTTTTTTCTCAATCTCCCTAAAATAAGGATTGAGACCAGGTTTTAAGGAGCTATCGGATACCCCGAAAGAAAATAGTCGTTCTCCAATTCCTGCATAGTGATAAAACACTAGGTCGTAGACGTGCTTGACAAGGGTCAACAACGCGGAGGCGACCTACTTGACGTTTCATCTTCCAACAACATAATTAAGGACCGTGTCATGCATGCAAGGTATTCAACGATGCAGACACGCATCTGTCTTCACGACGTCGTGCCATTTGATGTGGTTGCGTTGAGTCAAGAATGCACTAGTACGCGCCCGTCACCAATGCAGCTAACCACAGTATCCACCCAGCGAAAATGTAGTCTTGAGTATTGGTTTGGTGGGGTAGAGAAGAAGGTAGGTTAGGTACTACGTGCCCAGCAAATTTTACTCGTTTAACTTCAATCGGTACCGATTTCTATTGTTTATACGGTGTTTTTGTTTCTATAGATTACAACAGCAGCAGTCCAAATAACTGGCTTTAATCCGAAGTGAATTCAAAACGTGTACGGCAGATCCagtcttttttttaaaaaatagtaGTAGAGTAtgaaacatatcttccaataactaTCTAGGAGTTACGTACGTAGTGCCGTAGGGAGCAAGTTGGCCGATCAGTTAGTTATAAAATGAATTCTGTACGCGTACTTAATTCATGTATCGTCATGGCGCGCGCACGTACTGACGACGCTTTGTGCGAAACATAAAAAAATGTGTTCTTTATAGTAGATTGATTTAGAGCCATAAACACAATTACCATTTACTTAAAAATTGAACGGACAAAAATGAATGTACCCGCCACGCACGTAATTTAATTGAGCGTAAACCATTTCAACTGGCACGACAAATCGTATGAACGAATGTGAAGTTGCGCGGCACCTTTTCTTGGTCTCCACGGAAAAAAGTCGTTGGCCCCTTAATTATGGCCAATAACTCATATGTAAGTCTCTCCTTTTTCTAATTATTACACGGCACAACGTAAATGCTTACATCACAAGCACACTTATCCCTAAGAATGCAACAGGCATATAAATCCTACCCCGGCCCTATATATAGAACCGTTTTTAAAAACTAGGCGAATAAATTTTCGAAATTGATGATGGAGTCACTATAATCGTCTCGGTGTCGACGAAATGCAGTTAAATTACGAAATATTTGCTCACACCACACAGAGAGTTATTACCTCTGAGATGCTAGTAGGCTCTTTTTTCACTCGATCTTTCGCCACCATTAGATCCTTAATTTGCAGCGAAACATTGACCAGTTTTGAAGGCCCTGAAACTCCCGGGACTCGATCGGGGGTACCCAAACCAAGGAACCTGTCGTCAGAGCTTCATGATAAACCAGGGCATGCACCATCTTTCCAGAGATCGATTCCAGATTGTCAAAGCACATGTGCCTCGCATGTGTACGCGCTGTTGTGCTGCTCTTGCATTGCCTTCCCCAGGGGAACTTGGGCAGAAGCGCAGAGAAGTTTACCATGCTTATAGAGACAAGGCACGACACTGGCACTGTCGCTATTAAGTACGTTACTATTAGACACTATTAGTAATCTTGCCGACACAGTATTAGTGTCTAACCAGTGGCCCAGACACTACATAATAGTATCTAATCGTGCCGTATCGGCACTATACGACACTAACATCTAATAATACTTGTGCAAGACCAGACACTATTTTAAAAAATATAGAAGATTTTTAAGATTATATATATAATTTTAAAACTTGAACATCCATATCATTATAAAGTAAATTCATTATGTTTAAAATCATAACAGATTATAATTTACAATCACATGCACACATCACAATCACATCTATATACCACCGGTTGGTATAAGTAGTTACCTTTGTCGAGCCGACACTGGTACTATATAAATTTTGCCCGTGTCATACCAAAATAATACGAGTCGTGTCGTGCTTAGTGACGATCTATTTAGTATGGTCCACTTAGCCATCTATAACCATGCTATAGAACTGGGAAACATCGTGCATGCAGGAACCACAAGAGTTTCCTTCTAGCTGCAGGTCTTCTTTGACGTGCGCGCCAGGTTGTTATTACGTACGTTCCAAACCGCCGGGAACGCGACGACGACGACCTCGGGCACTCCATTCCCTCTTCAAACATTTTATTTAATGCAACAACTAAATAAAGAAGATTCGACAAAAGTAATACTAGCTAGACtagattttttttttaaaaaaaaaggaaaacaacGCGTTCTAAGCTTACTCCTGCGGTCCTGTCATTATATATTGTAGCAAGCACGCGCATGCAGCCTGCTGTGCTCCCTCCATCGGGATTCGGGAACAGAACGACGACGTGCGTGTGCGTATAATCTCTCGTTCTTCCTGGACCGCATGCCGATGGCCACGGCTCTAGGGTTCGTCCTCCTCACAGCGAGCTCGATACTCGCGATCCACAGGTCATGGGGAGTAGACGCAGCCGCGACGGCCTCAGTCGTCGCGTCGTACGCCAGCCTCGCACTGCTCCTCCGCTTCCTGCGCGCCTTCGAGAGCGCTCCGCCCGGCTCGCCGGCCAGGGGCCGCGCCAAGGCCGGCGTCTGGCTCACGACGGCCTTGCTCACGGCGGCCTTCTCCTGGAGGACGACCGTCGCCCTGCTCGTGCCGTGGCCCGCCGGGGCCGCTGCCGTCTGCTTCATGGGAGCTTCTACCGTTGCCGGCGGCTTCTACGCGCTGTTCCTTCTTCCTTCTTCGCGGGACGACAGCTAGACTGCTGGAGACCACTGATCGATGTAAACACTCCCAACAGGATATGCATGAGATCGTACGTCTTGTGTACAAAGTTGTTGTTTGATCTCTCTCGTCGAACGTATATATGTGTTAGATTTGTTTTCATTTCAACCGTGCTTTCTCCATGCATGTATAGGAAACGTTTTTTTAATAAATACGTCTAATTTGCTCAACATCTATCCAAATAGAGATCGATCAAACTCCACATGACATGCGAAGCCATTTCGCCCGTGTTCGTATATAGCAAGTGCAGTGGCAACTATACCCTAAACACGCGACGCGCCCCTGTTGAGTGTTGAAGCAACACAAATGAAATGAACATGTAGGTTCGCGTGCGGTTAAAATAACTTGTCAAAAATAACTTCCGTGACCTTTGTAGAATAGTCCACAAAAAAGAATTTCAATTAGATGCATTGGCTAGGAAAGCAATTACTCGATGTTTTTTTAATTGTTTGGATTACTCGATGTGGTAGAATATTTTTTTTAAAGGAAGGGGCAAAAGTCTTGCCGCTCCGATATATATTATATTAGAGAGAAAAGAAATGGATAATACAAAACCAAATCGACTGGAGGGCagaggaaaagaaagaaaaataaaaataaaaagagTAGAACAAAAACCCACTAGACCAGACCAACAAGACCTCAGCTACTAGCAATATCCGATGACTGCAAGGGCCACTTGATTAACGCTTCTATGCTGACTTTGGAAAATTCTGTTATTTCTTTCCAGCCATAAATTCCACCAAAAATGAATTAGCAGGCTGTCGAAGCGTCTTCTTGACTGACTGTTGCAAAGGCTACGCAGACCCGTCCACCAATCATACAAAGATGTGTCGCTGAGAATCCCATTCGAGAGAGGAAGGTTGGCCCAGGACAACACTTTGTTCCACACCTCTCTACTAAAGGGGCAGTCCTTGCATAAGTGTAGAATTGTTTCTGGGGCCGAGTTACAGAGACAGCATATTGGGTTGCAAGGCCAACCCCTTTTAAGAAGGTTATCGGCCGTTAGAATTTTCTTATGTAGTAATGTCCAGGCAAAAAAACGGCACCTCGGTTCCACCTTAGCCTTCCAAATAGGGCAGAGATTCATTGTACTGTAATTAGATGAGAATTGGATGTTGTAAGCACTGCTTGCACTGTACTGCCCATCTCCAAGTAATGGTGTCCTCCAAACCATTGAGCTCTTGCATGTTACCTATGGCTTGCCAAAGAGAGACGAACTCTCTAAGCTCAACCTCCCCCGAGCATGGGAAGCATAATCGTATCCAATTGTTGTTAGTGAGTGCTTTGTCAACCGTGATGTTCTTCCTCTTTGTCTTCCTGAAGAGTGAAGGTGCAATGCTCTTACGGGCTTGACCTTGGATCCAGCTAGATTTCCAGAACTCAGCTATCTTTCCATTGCCAACCGTCACCATTGTGGATGCATTGAAGAGATCTTCATCGGTTCTGTCACAAGGAAGCTTCATGGCAGTCCACGCCCTGTCTTTGCTCTTCCATCGTAACCAAAGCCATCTTAGTCTTAACCCCCTCGCAAAACGATCAAGATCCAGAATTCCAAGACCCCCCTTGCTCTTTGGGAGGCAAGTTGTGGGCCAGTTGATAAGGCAGTGACCCCCGGAGCAAGCCTCTGGATTGTTCCCTTTCCACAGGAAGTTTCGTCTCATTTTGTCAATTGAATGCAGCAACCATTTTTTAGGCGGAAAAACCGTTAGATGGTAGGTTGGCTGTGCGGATAGCACCGATTTTACTAGAGTTTCCCTACCAGCCTTGGACAGCAGTTTACCTTTCCAACCAGCCAACCTGTTGTTAATTTTTTCGATTAGTGGTTGGAGATCAGTCCTTTTTACATTCCTGTAATGAAGGGGTAGCCCTAGATACTTTCCAGGTAGGCTAGAGTAATTTCCAGGGAACACGTCCATTAGCGTTGGCCATAATGATGCTGGATATCGAATTGGGAAAATTTCTGTTTTGTCATAGTTGATCTTTAGTCCTGAACACCCCTCGAACGCGTTGACAATCCCTTTCAGCACCTCCAAGTCTGATTTGTCAGCTCTGACAAAAACACCCGCATCATCCGCGTAGAGAGAGCACCGAAGCTTAGCTCCTCTAGGCAATACCTGTCCAAGCAGTCATGATCTGTACCCCAATCCACTTGTTTCTATAACCATTTTCTATGTTAACACATCATTAGGACACCACTTGTAGCTCTAACTTTTCCCAATCCAACTGGTTTAAAGTAGTTTCTATGCAAAACACAAATTTAATGACTTCACACATAATACATAAGAACACTTGGTCATCTGTGGCAGGATGACACACAAAAAAAACCGAGCATGGAAACTACCCAACAGGCTCAACACGATTTCTACCATTTCCATAGGTTTTGGTACACGAGCCAACTCCATTTCTCAGAAAAGAAATTGTTTCCTTCTCTTGCTTCATTAAAACATTTGCCACATCATCAAAATGCTGATATGACAACATAACAAATTCTATGGAAACTGGATGACTTGGAGGGTTCGGGCTAGCCTAAGCCAATTCGGCTGTGCTCGACGTTCGACACCCCAATCCTATCGCCACCCAGCTTCCCCCACGTGGCAGTTACCACCATCGTTGTGTCCCTCCTCGCTCCAGTAAGCTTCCTCAGCTAACCCCCTCAGCTAGCCCCTCCCCGCCTTCCGCTCCTCACACTCACGGTCAATGGCTCACGCTCACAGATGGGTTAGGCTGTGCGCAGCGGTAAACGCTAGTcaccccctccccttgcatgtcggctgtagggggcaccccacggccgcagcggtgccccctacagcgcCCCTACGCGTCGgccctcttctctccccacaGATCTAGCGTGTCAatgttcatcaccctaaacactgtgctgtgagtccacgagtaattgttagtagataaaaattgatagttgatatagaaaatgatattttatagttgtagtggggtataagggagtatttagggggaaccgctgcgggagatgaaaaaatagggggaaaATAGGGGGGAAAGTGATATAGGAGGAAA
It encodes:
- the LOC103638089 gene encoding uncharacterized protein, translating into MPMATALGFVLLTASSILAIHRSWGVDAAATASVVASYASLALLLRFLRAFESAPPGSPARGRAKAGVWLTTALLTAAFSWRTTVALLVPWPAGAAAVCFMGASTVAGGFYALFLLPSSRDDS